Proteins encoded within one genomic window of Triticum aestivum cultivar Chinese Spring chromosome 2D, IWGSC CS RefSeq v2.1, whole genome shotgun sequence:
- the LOC123051503 gene encoding RINT1-like protein MAG2L, protein MSPPRPQPPAATLRGFLDAHFASAEDLAAAPALAELLRRECAGLEASLRRLEAQLASGSASWLARSAEARSGLHRIRSQGGDIPAGDQGEASAPGVELPAIVREIQRIDTIRLYAEATLQLEALVGNLEDAAYSIVRPASKLNLSSVLRRASNGVERKQEKLLQAVDAVRDIEQELVRISTSRPQWTNLIVAVDSRVDKTLAILRPQALTDYRALLAALGWPPSLSSPDMEKDKYSQVPNPLILMNEANKEKYSESFLALCALQHVQANREVRQCQMPAATTPSLSDSKYFDKTACLDNGLWAIDELVHPIVSRMEYHFSKWSEQPEFIFALVYKITKDFMDGVDDILQPLIDKARLVGLSAKESWVTGMVKMLLGYLETQIFPALVTSYHHTDDKLEVHSSWMHLNDQMITFDKRMQLLADSGIQKVALVSEGLSRSLSVFSIYIGHSDWLRIWADVELNSAQNKLKSELEDEASWLCSIDPQDELGHQESTAKFLLSTREDYKAPPVSEFVVKTASAMIERSHALPTKGTKIQYCRSTSVQFLNDFFVLLHERCEALQLPNTALQEESLLKASYAINAARYCEYVVREWDEDTAFMELGAHGNYVDGNQEQIHKHSAQRQCSFFADEIAFLVKLGTDFLEQIMSSILIEFEDLSWDYVQSIGSSNEQSLPDDQVPDEENLEVSPGFVASLEVLRERTTKLKLYLNSKDFLDLWRSIAEGLDYFVYSSIRWGQVKFSDPAVVQLRVDSKALLRIFRPYCSRPEAFFPFVTDSLKLLTMGETDAQYLLEALKNGKDDGKSGLRQHGLHHVDGSQAVKVLRSRKSGG, encoded by the exons ATGTCGCCCCCGCGGCCGCAGCCCCCGGCGGCGACCCTGCGCGGCTTCCTCGACGCGCACTTCGCCTCCGCCGAGGACCTGGCCGCCGCGCCGGCCCTCGCCGAGCTCCTCCGCCGCGAGTGCGCGGGGCTCGAGGCGTCCCTCCGCCGCCTCGAGGCGCAGCTCGCGTCCGGCTCCGCCTCCTGGCTCGCCCGCTCGGCCGAGGCCCGCTCGGGCCTCCACCGCATCCGCTCCCAAG GAGGAGACATCCCTGCCGGGGACCAAGGGGAGGCGAGCGCTCCGGGCGTGGAGCTGCCGGCGATCGTGCGGGAGATCCAGCGGATCGACACCATTCGTCTCTACGCGG AAGCTACTCTACAGTTGGAAGCTCTGGTTGGTAACCTAGAAGATGCAGCATATTCTATTGTTAGACCGGCCTCAAAGTTGAACCTGTCATCAGTACTTCGACGTGCATCAAAC GGGGTGGAACGGAAGCAAGAAAAGTTGCTCCAGGCTGTTGATGCTGTGAGAGATATTGAGCAAGAATTGGTAAGGATCAGCACAAGTAGGCCACAGTGGACAAATCTTATAGTGGCGGTTGATTCAAGAGTGGACAAGACTCTAGCCATTTTGAGGCCTCAAGCACTTACAGATTATCGAGCTCTACTTGCTGCACTAGGCTGGCCACCTTCCTTGTCTTCACCTGACATGGAGAAGGATAAGTACTCCCAAGTTCCAAATCCCCTTATCTTGATGAATGAGGCAAATAAAGAGAAGTATTCTGAAAGCTTTCTAGCACTGTGTGCTCTACAACATGTGCAAGCCAACCGTGAAGTGCGTCAATGCCAGATGCCAGCGGCAACTACTCCTAGCCTGTCAGATTCGAAGTACTTTGATAAAACTGCGTGCCTTGATAATGGACTTTGGGCAATTGATGAATTGGTCCACCCTATTGTGTCAAGGATGGAATATCATTTTTCTAAATGGTCTGAACAACCAGAGTTTATTTTTGCTCTCGTTTACAAGATAACAAAGGATTTCATGGATGGAGTGGATGATATACTGCAGCCTTTGATTGACAAAGCAAGACTTGTGGGCTTAAGTGCCAAAGAATCTTGGGTAACTGGAATGGTAAAAATGCTTCTAGGATACCTTGAGACGCAAATTTTCCCAGCCCTTGTCACCTCTTATCATCATACTGATGACAAACTTGAAGTACATTCATCTTGGATGCATTTGAATGACCAGATGATTACTTTTGATAAAAGGATGCAGCTGCTTGCAGATTCTGGAATTCAGAAAGTTGCATTGGTTTCTGAAGGGCTCTCAAGGTCATTATCTGTCTTCTCAATATACATTGGACATTCTGATTGGCTTCGGATATGGGCTGATGTAGAGCTTAATTCTGCACAGAATAAGCTCAAATCTGAACTGGAGGATGAAGCAAGTTGGTTATGTAGTATTGATCCTCAGGATGAGCTTGGTCACCAGGAAAGCACTGCTAAATTTCTTCTCTCCACAAGAGAAGATTACAAAGCTCCACCTGTTTCTGAATTTGTCGTCAAAACTGCATCGGCGATGATTGAAAGAAGTCATGCTCTGCCAACTAAGGGGACGAAGATCCAGTATTGCAGATCCACTTCAGTCCAGTTCTTGAATGACTTCTTTGTTTTGTTGCATGAGCGATGTGAGGCATTGCAGTTGCCAAATACAGCTTTACAAGAAGAGTCTTTGTTGAAAGCTTCCTATGCAATCAATGCCGCTAGATACTGTGAATATGTTGTTCGGGAATGGGATGAAGATACCGCCTTCATGGAGCTGGGTGCGCATGGGAATTATGTTGATGGAAACCAAGAACAAATCCACAAACACAGTGCCCAACGTCAGTGTTCTTTCTTTGCAGACGAGATTGCCTTTTTGGTTAAGCTAGGGACTGATTTTCTGGAACAGATCATGTCCTCCATCCTGATTGAGTTTGAAGACCTATCCTGGGACTACGTCCAAAGCATTGGATCATCAAATGAACAAAGCCTGCCAGATGATCAGGTTCCTGATGAAGAAAACCTAGAGGTATCGCCTGGTTTCGTCGCCAGCCTAGAAGTCCTGAGAGAGCGAACCACGAAGCTGAAGCTGTATCTCAACTCCAAGGATTTCCTTGACCTGTGGAGGAGCATAGCAGAAGGTCTCGACTACTTCGTCTACAGCAGCATACGGTGGGGCCAAGTGAAGTTCTCTGACCCCGCAGTCGTCCAGCTAAGAGTCGATAGCAAGGCCCTGCTCCGCATCTTCAGGCCGTACTGTTCCAGACCTGAGGCCTTCTTCCCGTTTGTAACCGACTCTCTGAAGCTGCTGACCATGGGAGAGACAGACGCCCAGTACTTGCTGGAAGCGCTCAAGAACGGGAAGGACGACGGCAAGTCTGGCCTGAGGCAGCATGGGTTGCACCATGTGGATGGTAGCCAGGCCGTGAAAGTCCTGAGAAGCCGGAAGTCCGGTGGATAA